A stretch of the Saprospiraceae bacterium genome encodes the following:
- a CDS encoding DUF1501 domain-containing protein, with translation MCNDQNFDKNLFRSDLGEKHNEDHLTWNRRQFLMTGGIAGLGTMLLSGIPVNPILSNAFATPLAAGGDSILVLLKLFGGNDGLNMVFPHSDNAGKAEYINLRPGLSHKFGTDYNDNTVLSGFGGSDFALPSTMQSLMPMWQSGKMNIIHNVGYPNQDYSHFSSIDNWSSAADNVYDKRYNSGYMGRFLEQDFPSFSETPPTVPPALRIGYSADLVFKSANNQQYELVFNDPNEFYRLAQYGKLYPTDGLSDCPQGQEIEFLRQLTNNSLRYSQSVTQAYNSTLNKVSYPANTTSRLAEQLKIVSRLIKGKLGTRIFMVYMDGFDTHADQKTYHAKLLGHIADSVSAFFADLQADNFDKNVCLMSFSEFGRTIRENGSAGTDHGNMSPMMLFGDAVKGGFTGNPMNLNDATLKAGDTRVYFENQSCIDFRSMYSSVMEQHLCLDTELVNYTLGKSYPRLNLFDNPCNGKSYGSNFNTLLLGHNPNELNSKIIEVKFSQLQSNEVKLQIKSINGKTLAVLHEGFTTKGSYAIPFDPVKYKIPPGEYIYQLDSAGKTLSRRFNIF, from the coding sequence ATGTGCAACGATCAAAATTTTGACAAAAACCTGTTTCGCTCAGATCTTGGAGAAAAACACAATGAAGATCACTTAACCTGGAATCGGAGGCAATTTTTAATGACCGGAGGGATTGCAGGATTAGGTACCATGTTATTGAGTGGGATTCCAGTAAATCCTATTTTATCAAATGCTTTTGCAACACCACTTGCAGCTGGCGGCGATTCAATACTTGTTTTACTCAAATTGTTTGGAGGAAATGATGGACTGAATATGGTATTTCCTCATTCAGACAATGCAGGGAAAGCTGAATATATTAATTTAAGACCTGGTTTGAGCCATAAATTTGGTACAGATTATAACGACAATACGGTTTTATCTGGATTTGGAGGTTCAGATTTTGCGTTGCCATCAACGATGCAGTCCTTAATGCCGATGTGGCAATCGGGAAAAATGAATATTATTCATAATGTGGGTTATCCAAATCAGGATTATTCGCATTTTTCATCGATTGATAATTGGTCCAGTGCTGCTGATAACGTTTATGATAAACGATACAATTCAGGGTATATGGGTCGATTTCTGGAGCAGGATTTTCCTTCGTTTAGTGAAACCCCTCCCACGGTTCCTCCTGCTTTGAGAATAGGCTATAGTGCTGACTTAGTATTTAAGTCTGCTAATAATCAACAATATGAATTGGTCTTTAACGATCCGAATGAATTCTACAGATTGGCCCAATATGGAAAATTATATCCTACTGATGGATTAAGTGATTGTCCCCAAGGTCAGGAAATTGAGTTTTTAAGACAATTGACCAATAACTCATTGCGCTATTCTCAATCTGTTACCCAAGCATACAATTCAACATTAAATAAAGTTAGCTATCCTGCAAATACTACATCCAGACTGGCTGAACAATTAAAAATTGTATCCAGACTTATTAAAGGAAAATTAGGTACTCGAATTTTTATGGTTTATATGGATGGTTTTGATACGCATGCTGATCAAAAAACCTACCATGCAAAATTACTTGGACATATAGCTGATTCAGTATCTGCTTTTTTTGCAGATTTGCAAGCAGACAATTTTGATAAGAATGTGTGTTTGATGAGTTTTTCTGAATTTGGAAGAACAATTCGCGAAAATGGTTCTGCCGGTACCGATCATGGTAACATGTCTCCGATGATGTTGTTTGGAGATGCCGTAAAGGGCGGATTTACAGGCAATCCAATGAATTTAAATGATGCAACACTAAAAGCAGGAGACACAAGGGTTTATTTCGAAAATCAAAGTTGCATTGATTTTAGATCCATGTATTCCAGTGTGATGGAACAACATTTATGCCTTGACACCGAACTGGTCAATTACACTTTAGGAAAATCGTATCCTCGTTTAAATCTGTTTGATAATCCTTGCAATGGAAAAAGCTACGGCTCTAATTTCAATACCTTGCTTTTAGGACACAATCCAAATGAATTAAATAGTAAAATCATTGAAGTAAAATTTTCGCAATTGCAATCCAATGAAGTTAAATTGCAGATCAAATCAATAAATGGAAAAACACTTGCTGTATTGCATGAAGGGTTTACAACCAAAGGATCTTATGCAATTCCATTTGACCCAGTAAAATATAAAATTCCGCCAGGCGAGTATATTTATCAACTCGATAGTGCTGGTAAGACTTTGTCAAGAAGATTTAATATTTTTTAA
- a CDS encoding DUF1800 domain-containing protein: protein MPDNKCFTGGLQEYVPSPSKPWNEKRIHHLYNKISNGAPLYLIQAAKANKPSVLVDYLISTAIAHPLPGEKKVGVKTYDYTYAWKEQSIAEDPNAYYKYLELVHMWFNGMITEGVRHKLVLFWSNHFVATADVTGNRPTWVFQYYYLLHKYALGDFREFVKAIGLTPAMILYLNGNANVNGRPNENYARELLELFTMGVGNYTQKDVAEVARALTGWNIRYYESPAGSGQYYIGPLKENEFVFYRYNHDWKGKVIFGQQVGNNGGVVPSTDAEALTKAKNEYDKLHDEVIFKAKKNEVAKFICKKLYKYYLYNDPPQDIVDGLATVFINSNFNIASVLKTLFKSEHFYEDEAMGLIIKSHIDNQIHYCRSLDLEPGKDYFKYKWINNSFQAEVTDPVNFPNTLNRDTLSFLYNANNNLGQTLFNPINVAGWPGYRSWLNEFTLVNRWKYNRDQMSYYLQYDSTKTKYRNFLKDISNNSKDPDLIVRNVINYFMTVDLDEQYIQTAIGIFKASVPSNYYLDGTWSLDYVTVPNQLINLMNYLVTLPEYQLL from the coding sequence ATGCCCGATAATAAATGCTTTACGGGAGGTCTGCAGGAATATGTACCCAGCCCGTCCAAACCTTGGAATGAAAAGCGCATTCATCATTTGTACAATAAAATCAGTAATGGCGCTCCTTTATACCTGATCCAAGCTGCAAAAGCCAATAAACCCTCTGTTCTGGTTGATTATCTCATCAGCACAGCCATTGCACATCCTCTTCCGGGAGAAAAGAAAGTGGGTGTTAAAACCTATGACTATACCTATGCCTGGAAAGAGCAATCCATAGCTGAGGATCCAAATGCATATTACAAATACCTCGAGTTGGTCCATATGTGGTTTAATGGGATGATTACAGAAGGGGTGAGACACAAATTGGTGCTTTTTTGGTCAAACCATTTTGTCGCCACAGCAGATGTCACCGGAAATAGACCTACCTGGGTTTTTCAATATTATTATTTACTTCATAAGTATGCTTTAGGTGATTTTCGGGAATTTGTAAAAGCCATCGGATTAACTCCGGCAATGATCTTGTATTTAAATGGAAATGCTAATGTAAACGGCCGACCAAATGAAAATTATGCCCGGGAGTTATTGGAATTATTCACAATGGGTGTTGGAAATTATACGCAAAAAGATGTAGCAGAAGTAGCACGTGCATTAACAGGTTGGAATATTAGATATTATGAATCGCCTGCAGGGAGTGGACAGTACTATATTGGTCCACTCAAAGAGAATGAATTTGTTTTTTACAGATATAATCACGATTGGAAAGGGAAAGTGATTTTTGGTCAACAGGTTGGGAACAATGGTGGGGTGGTGCCGTCTACTGACGCAGAAGCGTTGACAAAAGCAAAAAATGAGTATGATAAATTACACGATGAGGTAATATTTAAAGCCAAGAAAAACGAAGTTGCAAAATTCATTTGTAAGAAATTATATAAATATTATCTATACAATGATCCTCCTCAGGATATTGTTGATGGATTAGCAACTGTTTTTATTAATAGCAATTTTAACATAGCTTCCGTTTTAAAGACCTTATTTAAAAGCGAACATTTTTATGAGGATGAAGCAATGGGACTGATAATAAAGAGTCATATAGACAATCAAATTCATTATTGCAGAAGTTTGGATCTAGAACCTGGAAAGGATTATTTTAAATACAAATGGATAAATAATTCGTTTCAGGCTGAAGTCACAGACCCTGTTAATTTTCCTAATACTTTGAATAGAGATACTTTAAGTTTTCTTTATAATGCAAACAATAATCTCGGTCAAACTTTATTTAATCCGATAAACGTTGCAGGGTGGCCGGGTTATAGATCCTGGTTGAATGAATTTACACTGGTTAACCGATGGAAATATAACCGGGATCAAATGAGTTATTATTTGCAATATGATTCAACGAAAACTAAATATCGAAATTTTTTAAAGGATATTAGTAATAATTCCAAGGATCCGGATTTAATTGTTAGAAATGTAATTAATTATTTTATGACAGTTGATTTGGATGAACAATACATTCAAACAGCCATTGGAATTTTTAAAGCTTCTGTACCTTCTAATTATTATCTGGATGGAACATGGAGTCTTGATTATGTTACAGTTCCTAATCAATTGATTAACCTGATGAACTATCTGGTAACATTACCTGAATATCAATTATTGTAA
- the dnaK gene encoding molecular chaperone DnaK, giving the protein MGKIIGIDLGTTNSCVAVMEGNEPVVIANDEGRRTTPSVVAFLDNGERKVGDPAKRQAITNPKKTISSIKRFMGGRYDEMNLETGRMPYKVQKGDNNTCRVDIDGRLYSPQEISAMILQKMKKTAEDFLGHEVTEAVITVPAYFNDSQRQATKEAGEIAGLTVKRIINEPTAAALAYGLDKKTKDMTIAVYDLGGGTFDISILELGDGVFEVKSTNGDTHLGGDDFDQVIIDYLADQFKSQENIDLRKDPMALQRLKEASEKAKIELSSSSETEINLPYITAMDGVPKHLVLKLSRSKFEQLADNLVQRTLKPCADALKDAGMTNQDIDEIILVGGSTRIPRIQQVVEEFFGKKPNKGVNPDEVVAIGASIQGGVLTGEVKDVLLLDVTPLSFGIETLGGVYDVVIEANSTIPTKKSKVYSTAADNQPSVEIHILQGERPMAKDNRSVGRFILDGIPPAPRGIPQVEVSFDIDANGILSVSAQDKGTGKKQNIRIEASTGLSKEEIEKMKNEAAVNADADRLTRERVDKINEADGVIFQTEKQLKEYGDKLPSDKKQAIESALENLKNAHKAQDLEQITKQLELLNTAWQAASQDIYQASQNAQQANASESGSSNSQKADEKVTDVEFEEVNKN; this is encoded by the coding sequence ATGGGAAAAATAATAGGTATAGATTTAGGAACCACAAATTCGTGCGTTGCCGTTATGGAGGGGAATGAACCTGTAGTCATTGCCAATGACGAAGGCCGTAGAACAACCCCGTCCGTAGTTGCTTTTTTAGATAACGGAGAACGTAAAGTCGGAGATCCAGCGAAAAGGCAAGCCATAACAAACCCTAAGAAAACCATATCGTCTATTAAACGATTCATGGGTGGTCGATATGATGAAATGAACCTTGAAACTGGCAGAATGCCGTATAAAGTTCAAAAAGGTGATAACAACACTTGTCGAGTAGACATTGATGGAAGGCTTTATTCACCTCAGGAAATTTCAGCCATGATTCTTCAAAAGATGAAGAAAACTGCTGAGGATTTTCTGGGACATGAAGTTACAGAAGCTGTCATTACAGTTCCTGCTTATTTTAATGATTCGCAAAGACAAGCAACCAAGGAAGCAGGAGAAATTGCAGGTTTGACTGTAAAAAGGATCATCAATGAGCCAACAGCAGCAGCTTTGGCATATGGATTAGATAAGAAAACCAAAGACATGACCATCGCGGTTTATGACTTAGGGGGTGGGACATTTGATATTTCCATTCTGGAATTGGGTGATGGAGTTTTTGAGGTTAAATCAACCAATGGAGATACGCACTTAGGCGGTGATGATTTTGATCAGGTAATCATTGATTATTTAGCTGATCAATTTAAAAGCCAGGAAAATATTGATCTTAGAAAAGATCCTATGGCTTTGCAACGCTTGAAAGAAGCATCTGAAAAGGCTAAAATTGAATTATCCAGTTCGTCTGAAACTGAAATTAACTTGCCGTACATCACTGCTATGGATGGTGTGCCTAAGCATTTGGTTTTAAAGCTGAGTCGGTCAAAATTTGAGCAATTAGCTGATAATTTGGTGCAACGCACCTTAAAACCCTGTGCAGATGCACTTAAAGATGCGGGAATGACCAATCAGGATATTGATGAAATCATTTTAGTTGGAGGATCAACAAGAATCCCAAGAATTCAACAAGTTGTAGAAGAGTTTTTTGGAAAAAAGCCAAACAAAGGGGTAAATCCGGATGAGGTAGTTGCTATTGGAGCTTCCATTCAGGGAGGTGTATTAACAGGAGAAGTAAAAGATGTGCTGTTGTTGGATGTAACACCTTTATCATTTGGAATTGAAACTTTAGGTGGAGTTTACGATGTTGTAATTGAAGCCAATTCAACGATTCCAACAAAAAAATCCAAAGTTTATTCAACCGCAGCAGATAATCAACCTTCCGTTGAAATTCATATCCTACAGGGAGAACGGCCTATGGCAAAAGATAACCGTTCGGTAGGACGTTTTATTTTAGATGGAATTCCACCAGCGCCCAGAGGAATACCACAAGTTGAAGTTTCCTTTGATATAGACGCAAATGGAATATTAAGTGTCAGTGCTCAAGATAAAGGAACTGGTAAAAAGCAAAACATTCGAATTGAAGCATCGACCGGTTTATCAAAAGAGGAAATCGAAAAAATGAAAAATGAAGCTGCTGTGAATGCAGATGCAGATCGGCTTACCCGGGAACGAGTTGATAAAATCAATGAGGCTGATGGGGTCATCTTTCAAACTGAAAAGCAATTAAAAGAATATGGAGATAAACTCCCATCTGATAAAAAGCAAGCCATTGAATCTGCCTTAGAAAATCTTAAAAATGCGCATAAAGCACAAGATTTAGAGCAGATTACCAAGCAACTTGAATTGCTTAACACGGCATGGCAAGCAGCAAGTCAGGATATTTACCAGGCCAGTCAGAATGCTCAACAAGCTAATGCTTCAGAGTCTGGCTCATCAAATTCTCAGAAAGCAGATGAAAAAGTTACGGACGTAGAATTTGAGGAAGTCAATAAAAATTAA
- the panB gene encoding 3-methyl-2-oxobutanoate hydroxymethyltransferase, with protein sequence MSIHKEQKRITTNTILEMKQNGEKIAMLTAYDYSMAKMLDEAGVDVLLVGDSASNVMAGHETTLPITLDQMIYHAQSVVRAAKRSLVVVDLPFGSYQGNTKRALDSSIRIMKESGAHAVKLEGGSEVTDSIRRILTAGIPVMGHLGLTPQSIYKFGTYAVRAKEEAEAIKLRSDAILLEKAGCFSLVLEKIPAILAEEVSKSLHIPTIGIGAGKGTDGQVLVSHDMLGINHEFNPRFLRRYANLHEIIQEAVQHYTRDVKENKFPSDTEQY encoded by the coding sequence ATGTCAATTCATAAAGAGCAAAAGCGAATTACGACCAATACCATCCTGGAAATGAAGCAAAATGGTGAGAAAATCGCCATGTTGACCGCATATGATTATTCCATGGCAAAAATGTTGGATGAAGCAGGTGTCGATGTTTTATTGGTTGGAGATTCTGCATCGAATGTTATGGCAGGTCACGAAACCACCTTGCCGATTACCCTTGACCAAATGATCTATCATGCACAGTCCGTAGTACGTGCAGCAAAACGATCACTAGTAGTAGTAGATCTTCCTTTTGGGTCCTATCAAGGAAACACCAAAAGGGCACTCGATTCTTCGATTCGAATCATGAAAGAAAGTGGAGCCCACGCGGTTAAATTAGAAGGAGGTTCAGAAGTTACGGATTCTATCCGTCGAATTCTTACTGCTGGAATACCTGTTATGGGGCATTTAGGACTCACTCCTCAGTCCATCTATAAGTTTGGCACTTATGCCGTTCGGGCTAAAGAAGAAGCCGAAGCAATAAAATTGCGTTCTGATGCAATTTTATTGGAAAAGGCAGGCTGTTTTAGCCTGGTTTTAGAAAAAATTCCAGCCATTCTGGCAGAAGAAGTTAGCAAGAGCCTTCACATTCCAACAATTGGTATTGGAGCGGGCAAAGGAACCGACGGCCAGGTTCTTGTAAGTCATGATATGCTCGGTATTAATCATGAATTTAATCCACGGTTTTTGCGTAGGTATGCTAATTTGCATGAAATCATTCAGGAAGCAGTTCAACATTATACCCGTGATGTAAAAGAAAATAAATTCCCATCTGATACCGAACAATATTGA
- the mltG gene encoding endolytic transglycosylase MltG has translation MRISKSLFLKVSVALLLVAVFCLAIYLNAFKPNVKNNKDQELYIDTAYPVSSIGMILDSIVQDTFLITRLAKWMQLKQLKPGHYIIKAGSNNLKLVNKLRKGVQDPVTVVLNSIRDVYQLSGKLGNSLLPDSLEFLTMLQDSILLNKNNYTKDNILTAFIANTYQLYWTSTPERVLQRMIQENQTFWNKENRTQKLVERGLSKTDAYIIASIVEKETNIDNEKSDIAGVYINRLKTGMKLQADPTVVFALGLFGIQRVLLEHLKAESPYNTYFVEGLPPGPICMPSVTSLDAVINATPHDYLFFCARPGYDGSHAFAKTLSGHYENAKLYRNWLNAQRIR, from the coding sequence ATGCGAATTTCTAAATCCCTCTTCCTTAAAGTAAGTGTTGCGCTACTCCTAGTGGCCGTATTTTGCCTGGCAATTTATTTGAACGCTTTCAAGCCAAATGTTAAAAACAATAAAGACCAGGAGCTCTACATTGATACTGCCTATCCTGTTTCTAGCATTGGAATGATTCTGGACAGCATCGTTCAAGATACCTTTTTAATCACGAGGTTAGCGAAATGGATGCAACTTAAACAACTGAAACCAGGACATTATATAATCAAAGCTGGAAGCAATAATCTAAAACTGGTTAACAAATTGAGAAAGGGAGTTCAAGACCCTGTTACAGTAGTTTTAAATTCAATTAGAGATGTATATCAACTCTCCGGCAAATTAGGCAATTCATTATTGCCTGATTCCTTAGAATTCTTAACCATGTTGCAGGATTCTATTTTATTGAATAAAAACAATTATACAAAAGATAATATTTTAACTGCATTTATTGCAAATACGTATCAGTTGTATTGGACATCTACTCCGGAGCGAGTTTTGCAGCGCATGATTCAAGAGAATCAAACTTTTTGGAACAAAGAAAACAGAACCCAAAAATTAGTTGAAAGAGGTTTATCAAAAACGGATGCATACATCATTGCTTCAATTGTTGAAAAAGAAACAAACATTGATAATGAGAAATCTGATATTGCCGGCGTTTATATAAATAGACTTAAAACCGGAATGAAACTTCAAGCAGATCCCACAGTCGTTTTTGCTTTAGGTTTATTTGGAATTCAACGCGTTTTACTGGAGCACCTAAAAGCTGAATCACCCTATAACACCTATTTTGTAGAAGGTTTACCTCCGGGACCCATTTGCATGCCTTCGGTAACAAGTTTGGATGCCGTTATTAATGCCACACCCCATGATTATTTGTTTTTTTGCGCTCGTCCTGGCTATGATGGAAGTCATGCATTTGCAAAAACATTATCCGGGCACTATGAAAATGCAAAATTGTATCGAAATTGGCTTAATGCCCAACGAATTCGATAA
- the tilS gene encoding tRNA lysidine(34) synthetase TilS codes for MFSKNDLLLVAVSGGLDSMVLCDVLYKLQYNFSIAHCNYQLRIPDANEDQEMIRIWSNDRKIPFYCKECVLPITSNIQDQARKARYAFFDELIKKHHFKYLLTAHHADDQVELLFLQLSRGSGINGLKGMVLQSDRHIRPFLTLSKSDLSSYATKHKISFREDSSNQTSYYLRNFFRNDVLPLIESRLPAFKQMTLRSMEHLQELIPLLHNLYESWKNQHVKITESEISISTTEPSCFLSWFLSDLDFHPETIQQIKINQDKSGKLFYGRSNYELAIHPEGIKLRKIPNSDFKKAEHLIYTSSGILELEHGILEWTICKPGSERYYSDASFSYFDNEQLKYPLRVRKWEAGDRIQVFGMQGKHKKIQDVFTDLKLGIYEKEKMYLLTSEENILWICGLQRSELAKIDLNTRDIVSFKFTKKIV; via the coding sequence ATGTTTTCTAAAAACGACCTGCTTCTTGTAGCGGTAAGTGGAGGATTAGACAGCATGGTTCTGTGTGATGTTTTATACAAGCTTCAATATAATTTTTCAATTGCTCATTGTAATTATCAGTTGAGGATTCCTGATGCCAACGAAGATCAGGAAATGATTCGAATTTGGTCAAACGATCGAAAGATTCCATTTTATTGCAAGGAGTGTGTTTTACCAATCACTAGCAATATTCAAGATCAAGCCCGGAAAGCCCGGTATGCATTTTTTGATGAACTGATAAAAAAGCATCATTTTAAATATTTATTAACAGCACACCACGCAGATGATCAAGTTGAGTTGTTGTTTTTACAATTAAGCCGGGGAAGTGGAATTAATGGTCTCAAAGGCATGGTCCTGCAATCTGATAGACACATTAGGCCATTTTTAACGCTTTCAAAATCTGATCTAAGCAGCTATGCAACCAAACACAAAATATCATTTCGCGAAGACAGCAGTAATCAAACCAGTTATTACTTAAGAAATTTTTTCAGAAATGATGTATTGCCATTAATTGAATCCAGACTCCCGGCTTTTAAGCAAATGACCCTAAGAAGCATGGAGCATCTTCAGGAGTTAATCCCTTTACTTCATAATTTATACGAATCCTGGAAAAACCAACATGTTAAAATTACTGAATCCGAAATCAGTATTTCCACTACAGAGCCATCCTGTTTTTTAAGTTGGTTTCTTTCAGATCTGGATTTTCATCCAGAAACAATCCAACAAATTAAAATCAACCAAGACAAAAGTGGGAAACTATTCTATGGTCGATCAAATTACGAACTTGCGATTCATCCGGAAGGAATTAAATTAAGAAAAATACCTAATTCAGATTTTAAAAAAGCAGAACACCTTATTTATACCAGTTCAGGAATTTTGGAATTGGAGCACGGCATTTTAGAATGGACAATTTGTAAACCTGGATCAGAACGTTATTATTCAGATGCCAGCTTTAGTTATTTTGATAATGAGCAACTTAAATATCCGCTTAGGGTAAGAAAATGGGAAGCCGGGGATCGCATTCAGGTTTTTGGTATGCAAGGAAAACACAAAAAAATACAGGATGTATTCACAGATCTCAAACTTGGAATCTACGAGAAAGAGAAAATGTATCTTTTAACATCTGAAGAAAACATTTTGTGGATTTGTGGGCTTCAACGATCTGAGCTTGCAAAAATTGATTTGAACACCAGAGATATCGTCAGCTTTAAATTTACAAAAAAAATAGTTTAA